Part of the Benincasa hispida cultivar B227 chromosome 11, ASM972705v1, whole genome shotgun sequence genome, TTTACTGTCAAGTACAAATCCGATGGCTCGATTGACAAATATAAGGCGAGACTGGTTGCCAAAGACTTTACCCAGACCTTTGGTATTGATTACTCTGAGACATTCTCTCCTGTGGCCAAACTCAATACAATCGGGGTGCTATTATCTATTGCTGTTAATAAAGATTGGCCTTTACACCAGTTGGATGTGAAGAATGCGTTTCTTAATGGAGAACTCGAAGAAGAAGTCTATATGAGCCCTCCACCGGGCTTCGAACACCAATTTAACCATTGGGTTTGTAGATTGAAGAAGTCTatgtatgggttgaaacagtcgCCAAGAGCCTGGTTTGACAGATTCACCATGTTTGTTAAAGCTCAGGGGTATGATCAGGGACACTCAGACCACACGTTGTTCACAAAAAGGTCGAGTTCAGGAAAGACTTCAGTACTTATTGTGTATGTAAGACTTCAGTACTTATTGTGTATGTAGATGACATTGTTTTGACTAGTGATGATCCTGATGAAATCATAAGACTTAAAACGAAGATGGctaaagaatttgaaattaaagatctGGGAAAATTGCGATACTTTCTTGGGATAGAGGTGGCCCGATCGAAAGAGGGTATATCTGTATCACAACGAAAGTATACTCTAGATCTCCTCAAAGAAACAAGAatgactgggtgtaaacctgTAGACACTCCTGCAAAGTATAATGTCAAACTGAGTAATGTTAATAATGGAGCTCCTATTAGCAAAGAAAGATATCAGCGGTTAGTCGGGAAGTTGATATATTTATCTCACACGAGACCTGATATATCATATGCCGTGAGTGTTGTTAGTCAGTTCATGCAAGCTCCCTATGAAAAACATATGACAGCAGTTGAACACATCTTACGGTATTTAAAGGGCACTCCTGATAAAGGTCTTCTGTTCAGGAAATCTAGTAAACATGGTATAGAAGCCTATACAAATTCAGATTGGGTTGGATCTGCTGTTGATAGAAAGTCTATGTCTGGATATTGTACATTTGTCTGGGGCAATCTGGTcacttggagaagtaagaaacaGGGAGTGGTTGCCAGGAGTAATGCAGAAGCCGAATACAGGGCCATGTGTTTGGGGATATGTGAAGAGATCTAGTTGAAGAAAGTATTAACAGATCTTCGACACGACAGTGAGCTTCCAATGAAGTTGTTTTGCGACAATAAAGCAGCAATAAGTATTGGACAATGGGAGCATATGCTAACATTCCGGTCCAGCATGATAGGACTAAACACGTCGAGATTGACAGACATTTCATTAAAGAAAGATTGGACAATGGGAGCATATGTATTCCCTACATCCCTTAAAATCAGCAGATTGCAGATGTCCTTAAAAAGGGGTTGTTAAGACAAAGTTTTGATTACTGTGTCAGCAAATTGGGTCTAATCGATATTTACAACCCAACTTGAAGGGAGTGTTGAAAAAGGGTTTGTTTGCCCTAGGGGTTTATTTGTAATTTACTTATGGGCCTAGGGCTTCCTATCTATCTATTTATTTGAGTAGTCTTTCTGTATTTCAGTGTAACTTAATAATAAGATTcaatcgtggttttttctccctggccTAGGATTTTCCATGTAAATCAGTCTTGTGtttctcttcttctatttttatttttatcagaaACAATAGCCTTCAAGTTCACTTGGAATTTCATCTCTTAAAAGGTGAACTTGAAGGCTATTGTTATCAatgatttttcttctaaataatCATTATAACagcaaatatattttctcttacAACCCCAAATATATCCCCTGTTAGTAATCTCACACATACATCATTATTAATACATTCTCTGAGGTAACTAAAAATGTAAGCAAAGACATAGAACAAGACACTATTATAACAGATTTCGATTAAAGAACAACAACAAACCTCCTGAACATCCTCAAGAAATGCTTCATGTGATCCACCATAAGACCCGGCAGCTAATCTCAAATCGATAGTCCGGAAGTCCAATGGTCGAGCAACCATGGCTGGTGGACCAAGAAGTCCTTCATCATCATTATCACTTGAAGCCATCAATTTCCGGCCAAGCAAGTTGCAGAAGACTTTTGCATCATCTGCAGCAGCGGCACGACGTAATACAATGCGACATTGCTTCATGACTATATCTGATATAGAAATAGTAGTTATCCTCTTTCTTCGTTTTTCAACTTTCTGGGGCAAGCCATCACCACATATATCGGCTAATAATGAAAGAACGGCTTTCTGTATTTGATAATTAGAAATAAGCAAgttataaaacaaacaaaatgaaGAAATAAGCACAATGAAGTTTGGAAGAAGCTAAGCTATATTCAACTAAGAAATTCCTGAAactgaaacaaaaaacaagagcCCAGACAAGATAATTTCCACAGATTATCTGTTTGAATAACAGCAAACACTCAGCATATCATGACCACAAACTATGCTGACAACTTCAGCTGTCTAGCCTATTCTCTCTTTTTGAAGGCCACCTCAGGTGTATAACTTACCCTTGTATAGGTTGCCATTTCATCTTTTGATAAGAAATTAAGATACAAATATAAAGACAGCACATAATATCTATGTTcaattttttgctataaaataaCCGAACttacattgagaaaaatgaaagaacacATGAAATGCACAAACTAAGCCTTAAAAGTCCTCTCGAGCCCTCTAAAAACTCAATTGTTCCTCTCTCCCCAAAGAACCCACAAAACAACACACTTTGGCCAGCCGCAAAAGCCTTCCCTTCTCATGAAATGGTggataaaaaactaaataaggAACTCAATCTATTCTCCTCTCTCAGTAATCCCTATGCCTAGGAAAACACAAGCCAAACTCATCAAAGAAGCGGCTCCAAACTCAACTACCCTCTTACCAATACTGCAACATAGCAACCAAATCAAGCTGGGCATTCCACGATACCTGATTTTAGGTGTTAACTCTTCCATAGATAACCTACCACACCAAAAACTTGACCAAACCACCCATGGAGGAACAAGATACTACAACATAGCAACCAAATCAAGCTGGGCTGCTTTCCACAATACCTGATTTTAGGTGTTAACTCTTCCATAGATAACCTACCACACCAAAAACTTGACCAAACCACCCAAGGAGGAACAGACAATAAAAATAGGATCTAAAATGGGGAGGGGGAAAAAAACCAAAACTCCCGAATCAAACATGAAAAGGGCCACAATATCCATCATTTTCCCGTCAGACAAAAGATGATTAAACCCATACAAGGCGAGGAAGAAgtcaaaaaatgagaaataaacGAGGCCACCTAACAATTCCTCGCAAAAGAATAGAAGGTAGATGTTATGAACGAGGAAATACAGAGCAAACAGGTCTATCTCCAACCACCTATCCTCCCAAAGATTATAAACCTTCCCCTCATCCATCAAAacaatcaatgatagaattaagAAAAGAATAGGAGCTCCTCAATGATATCTCTCCACTTCCACTTCCACTTCCACCCCCACTCCCCACGGTTTCTGGAAGCTCCTTTTGTTTTGTAACACATACACACTTGGGTTTTGGatcaaatctaaaataaaaGTAACCATTATTGTTCCTTCCAAAATATGACAGATATTCAATGGATATTGAAGCATCTAGAAAAGATTATGCTTTTGATTGGACGCTAGTCCCTAGGAAAAGTGATGCATCCAACAAATTCAGAAATAATAGCACAGCAACCCTAAGATGAAACTTAATTCCTGCACACTATGCTCTATGGAAAAGTTAGGCAGAAGAACTACAATTCTTTGTGCACTCCCTGAGCTTGGGGGGgcctttaataaataaataatggttcCCTGACAGTAAAAAGTAAGATGAGGTTCTTTAACTTGCTCTCGGTCcttgtattctttaatttttccaaaccATTGTAAAAGAGGGGGGCTGCCCGGGGGGTATCTCTACTCTCTAGTTTATTTCCTTGATTCTTTTCATTAATGATTTATTATGCAATTGAGGTTTAAAAGATACTCAAAAGGAATGTAGAGAATAAACAAAATGGCACCTTTGTAGGTCCTGAAGCGTTGCCCTTGTAAACTTCCTTGCTAATTGAATGTTCCAAAATCTTTTTCGCCCATTCCGGTGGGTTCCTCTCCAAAGCATCATAAACACACTTTCTAATTCTGGTTCCCACATTGGTAGGTAACTTTCTAACAGGTTCTAGCACTTGTGCCCACTCTGGCATGTTACCATCAGTAACCAGCACCTTCTCACAACCACCCCCAGTTGTATCAGGGGTTTCCTCTTCTATTGTAATAACATGCTTCTCTCTATTCAATGTTCCAAATATTTGCTTTGTAGCCTCTGCAAGCAGCTGAAAATAGCAAATATTAGCATGAACACGAAAGAGAAAATATCATAAGAGTTAACAATAATATAACAGGTAAAAACAAAAGAACCCCGTAAACTAAACAGGGGTATACTTGTCATGGTTCCAAACAACATATTCTCTAAACTAACATGATCACTGTAAAGTAGCTGACCCGAGGTCGAAAATGTTCTCCATAAGTTGACAGATAGAGAGGGTAGAGATACTTTCTCAGAAGgaaaagatgttttttttttccaaaaatcctAATTATGAGCCTACTGATGTGTAACCTCAAACTATTTTATCAGACCAAACTGCTGCAGCAGAACTCAAGGAAGATATAATTCATATTGCTGCTGTCTTACTCCTAAATATACGCTTCAAAGTGATTAACCATTGGCAAACTCACAAGAACAAACTCCTTTCATCAAATCTGAACTCATAAGAATATGTATCAAGTACATAGTAACAAACATGAAAAACATTTCCCCTGCCACATAAAAATCCTCTCAACACTCAACAGAAACCTTAAAAACGAGTTTTTAATATCCCATTCAAACGAAAATAAGTTCTTAGTATTATTACACAAGGAAACCAAGACTTTCAAGTACCAGACTAAGTATCTCCTTGCCCATGCTAGCTTCCTAAAAAAACTAATCCGCATGGAAGCTAATATGTCAATCATGTGACTTCAGGATTTTCTTTCAAGTTAaagttataataaataattgagCCTCAATCATCACAACAAATAAGAACGATAGTGCTATCATGGTGACTGGTGAGACTACATGCATTATCTTTCCTTACAAATTACTATAGTGCTGAAGATTAGAAGAAAAAATCAGCATTGGCTACAGAAGtttaacatatataaaaacTGGCAAGAAATGAAGGCACAAATTTGAGATGTCACGCTCAAGAAAAGATGTGAATTAACTAAAAGCCATCTTACAAATGCATCTGCCTCCATCCCAGCCACTCCAGTGAGAGAGCCACAAAGCACACCGCCATCACCTTGTAGGCATCGAAAGACTCTTCCACTTTCACGAGCAGTTACTTCAGCTGACTCAAGATTACCATCCATGGATAAGACAGCCAAGATGAATCGGTGAGCTAATTCTGGCCACGTTAGTTCATTGAGAGGGAGCAAATTCAGCTTCATTTTCCTAATAGAAGATGCACTGTCTGCATCTTTTTTCCTTCCTCGCTTTGGTTTTGACTCTCCAGAATCAAAATTTGGATCCACAAGAGCAGCTACCTTGGATTGAAGCTCAGTAATTAGCACTCTTAACAGAGAAGTGTGAGCTTTTGTTAAAGCTGCACCCATGCATCTGCTGTCTGTTGAGAAAGCCAGATTACCTTCAGATACCTCCTTCATTACCCTTGTTTCCATTTGTATAAAAGCATGTGGATCTCCATTAGCATTAAATTTTGAGGATACTCGGCCATTTGAGAACTCAGTGTTAAGAGCATTTGACAGTGGGTGGTCTTTCTTAAATTCACTCTCAGACTTTTGGAGAATATTAGCCCCACCACCCGgcaggttgagaagatcttccTCAAGTTCCTCAAGAGATAAGGCCTCTTTAAGGCCCAAATTTTCATGGAAACGAGATAAGAAATCCCAAACCTGGGTCATTAAGATAACATCTAAAGGTATCAtgctaaaagaaataagattaTACATCCAAATTAAAAACAAGATTTCATTTTCTCAAATAAACAAATTGCTAGCATGTACCTGGTAAACGTCACCAGTAAGTTCAGGAGGAATACGCAAGCACAAAAGCTTTCCAGGAGGAGGATTCTTGTCATTGGCATTGCCAAAAGCAGCTAACTTGGCTTTCTTGAatcttctaaataaaaaattcagTGGCTCATCTTCTTTACATTCTTCTCCATCAAATTTCTGAACCTCGAGGACTCCATTTTCAACTGTTGGTAAAGTCGTAGTGTCTATTCTCTTATCTACAAACTGATATTTTGAACAGGATTGAACCCGTGGAATTTTTTCAAGTATTTCTTGTACAAATTCCATGTCTAACCCAAATCTATCCTGATCCAGCCACTTTTCAAGTTCATCAGGCAAACTGCATTGCTCGTTCTCAACTTCAACCACAGATCGAATGAACGCAGAGTTTGGAAAACCACAAAATTTTGCTAGTCTAGAGTTCAGTTCACAATCATCTCTAATTCTACAATGGCCTAGAAAACTCTGTTCGTTACCCACATGATTACAACAGAATCTTAAAGTGTTTTTCCGACTGCATAATTCAGAACAAGCTTTGATCAAATCATGTGACATCCTTTTCCAAGCTGTTGATGATGAAGCATCTTCAACTGAAATCTCACCAATTTCATCTCTCAAATACTGAAAATCTGAGAGGTTCCCAGACTTCCCCATGGAACTTGCTTCATGATGCAATCCATTTTGCATATGAATATTAAAAGCTCCGTCAGAACAAACACCAAGACAAGACAAAATATCATCTTCATTTGGTGGAGAAAGGTCTGAGAAAATCGTCTGTAAGTTCTCGTCACTACCATTATTGATTAAACCATCTTCTTTGTGTTGTTCAACAGAAAAATTCTCACTTTTTACCTTAGAGAGGACAGTTGAACCTACTGGAATTGGAAAAGCAGAGCATGTACACCTCCTAACCTTAAAGCGGGGTCCAGAATCACCGCCATCTAGCacttcatttataaaaatagaaccAGTAACCTTGTCATGCCAACAAGATCTAAAACCTACTGGATAGACCCGGGTAACATCATGATATGAGGGTCGTGCATCAATTTCCCCCAAGGAAAGAACAAAGAAGTCTTCAAATTGAAGTGGAAATCCTTCCTACGCagtaaaacaaacaaaagaatTAGTAAGGAAATGATAATAATTATCagtttaatttaataacaaaaTCGGTACATAGGCACTGTGGGGAAAGATTAGAGCTAAATGAACAGAATAAACATAAATCACTGATACACTTACATAACATTGTGATAAAATGGAACCTCCATTCTCTTCTGCCACAGCTTCCTCAGaattttcaagatttacaaCTGTAATAACAGATGGGCTTCGACCATCACACAAGAGCCCCTTACATCGATCATTAATCAAACTCTCGTTGTTATCAGCAAAACCATTGGCAACCAAGGATTTGGTTGGCTTCCTTCTTTTTGGTATATAAGACTTTCCAGAAAAATGTGAAGACCCTTGTCTTCTTGTTTTGGGCTGCATAGAAGACATCAACCCAAGATGACAAGCAACTTCATAGACTGAACCAAAAGTCTTCCCGTCAGGTGCACGGTAAATAGCATAAAATTCACAACTGTCAACTGACTGTTTAATCTCTACACACCATCCTTCCTCCAACACACCATGCCTCTCAGAAATAAACTCTCTAAGCGCCTGCAAAAAGACCTCACTAGTATTTTGAGATGACAATTTAACTGATGTGCCCCTACTACTTCTACAACTTCCTAAAGGACAGCCCAAATCTACATCCAAGCTTCTTCCTGCAACCTGTGTCTGCTGCAATATGTCTTCTAAACCCATTTTAACTTTGTTTTTCACAATATCTGAAGCTCTTTGATGGCCATATCCATTCCCCGAATGTAACAGGTTTCTATATTTTGCAGATGTGCAAAAGGGAGTACGAAAAGAATTGTCTACTGCAGTGTGCtttctagaaaaagaaaaaatcaaaattgaagtaAATTactccaataaaaaaaataaaagaacacTACTACATACTAGTTTGATCTCATGAAACAGAGTCAATCCCAATTCCCAAACATGCAAATCTTCATAAGTAGGTAGATGATGAGAAACACGTGATACAACAGTACTGATAAGAGTAAGGCCTCCACCAATGTTCAAGCTAGAAGACTAACATAGAGATATGACATAATAAGTCAAGCAAACAACCCATGCAAAAAAACAGTAGGAGCTGAACCTATGCATCCTTCTCCGCAACCCATCTTATCCCCTTCAGCAAAGACCAAAGGAGATGAAGGCACatttaacttcttcttttttttttttcactttcattgataaaaaatgaaaaaaatacaagCACGGATATACAAAAAACCAAGCTCACAAAAAGAGACGTCCCTCTACAAAAACGGACTCCAACTATGCAAAAAAAATGCCTATAGATTAGTTACAAAAGGTCTTCGTAATCGAAGCTCAAAAAGGACTTGATAGCAAACAAGAGACCAAATCTCACTAGGGTCCTCCTTTCCCTCCCTCTAAAAGTCATATTATTCCACTCACCCACAAAGTCCATAAAAGTCCACAAAGTTAAATGTTGGGCACATTAAGCTCAACAACTGCTCttggactgtctcttatacacatctagatgtgtataagagacagcccacAAAGTCCATAAAAGCCCACAAAGTTAAATGTTGGGCACATTAAGCTCAACAACTGCTCTTGGATGTGGCAGAGTAACTAGAAAATGATGAACTAATTTACCCACAGTCAAGATGTTTGAGATTAAATGGCTCAAATTCACACCCTTGGCTATTTAAAGTTTGTTCTTCCCAAAATTAGGAAGCTCACAAGTCCAATAGATATAATATAGCTCATCTTCACAACAGCTAccttaaacaaaaaaaacaagacccaaaaaaaaaaaaagacaccaTTACCAGAACACAAGCAAAGGGGTAGAACAAGATCTAAGGGCATAATTTCTGACACGGACACATTAACTCACTAACCAGCAGTCATTAACTTGGGGGAAAATATCAACTTATACTATACCATAATACCCCTAAATTTtgggttgtatcaattaaaatcctaaactaataattatatcaatttaaaccctaaacttttgCAAATGTATCGATTTATATCTTccattatattacattttggattaacaTCATGCAATACTTATAAGtttatcaattaaactcttaaacttttataagcaAATCAATTCAGACTCTCAGTTAGAATTTCCTTTGAAAATCATCCATACATCTATTCTAATTATACATTTTGTCAATCCGACGTTTAAAGAAGTCTACACATATGTAAGAATTGATGAGGTAATCTTAGTAAAGGGTCTAAataaattcacttataaaaatttaaaagttccatattttcaaatttgaggATGATTGTAAATTGGtacacttttaaaagttcaggggttaaattgatacaattattagttcaaGGTTTTATTCGATACAACCCCAAAGTTAAGTTTAGTGGTATAAATTGGTATTTTCCCTTAACTTTGTACGTTTCGAAGCTGAGTGAGACACCAAACTCCAAGCATAACAAGAAGACACATAATACATGAGAGTGTTTCATTTCGCAACTTCTAAAAGACTTATTAAGCCTACAATCTATAGACATTGACATGTTCTTCGTATTAAACGTGAAGCACTCATCTACAAACATTTAACACTCAAAACGACAATAACTCCAACTAAATTTCCCTAACATGTAAATTTCCTAACTCAAAGTTCTCGTGGAGGAGTGGAAACTCAAACGATGTACTCCAAACAATGACGGCAGTAGCTAGAACTAGAAGAGACACGAAAGTAACTATGTCTACTATTCCCCAATTCACCCACAAAACCCCATACCTGGAACCCGGCAATTCCTCACCATCCTCGCCATACGCATCACCGTCACTCGGGGGCGAAGCGTTAATATCCAACAGCTGCTTCGACTTAACCCCAAGCGGCCAGCGTTTACTCTTCACTCCGCTGCTAAAACAGTCCCCACAGACCCAATCCTCGAAATTCAACGCGTGAGCGCTCCGCATTCCGGTGCAGGCAAGGTGAAACCCCCGCTCGCATCCGTCACACACAACCACGTGGCCGCGCACTTCCGGCTGGCCGCACAAACCACAGACGGAGCCGCGAACCCCGCGAGGGACATGGGCTGGGTCGCCATCGAAAGGCGGAGGGTTGTCGTGGAAGGAACGGACGACGTCGAATGTATCGGATAGGGTTTCGGAGaaggaagaaggagaagggaTCTCGTTGAGATCGATGCCTATGCCGGTGCCGCTGGCGGAACGGGTGGTGGAGTCAGTGGGGTTGGGAAGGTCGTTGAGTTGTGGGTGTTCGTCGCTGGAATCGGCGAGTTCCATCATCCGAGAAGGGGTTCGGAGGTGAAGTGAGTAAAGAAGAGGATAAAGGATGGTACCATTGCTCAGTTGAGAGATTCCGGCGGGGAATCGGAGAATGTGAGAAGGATCGACGGCGGAGATTTGAGGTTTTTGGTGGTTCcgtttttggttttgattttgagGGAAATGGGAGAATGAGGAGACAGAGGTGGGGAATGGAAGAAACTGGGACCGATACAAGACCGGACCGTATCCAAGAGACcgtcttttcttcttcttttttttttttttccttcttcttttttttcttttttcttttttcttctttttttccttttttcttttttcttttttctttttctttttcttattgataaatgcttttgtttctttttttttcatctatACGACGGGAAAATGTAATGTTAGAGTGGAATGTTATGTATTCATGATGGACAACTGATACATAGACATTTGAAGTAATTAAAAAAGTGCTCAAAGCAACCGGTTATCTTTCCTAATAATACCATTTGGACATCTCAATTTCTGATTTCCACTTTCgaaatttagattaaaaatatacaatCCAATCtatcaaaaatatatataataatatatacaaTGCAAGACGCATACCAGGTGgcaaattatataaaattttatttttttaattaaaaaattacgaCTCTGATAATTATTTGGGTTCGTTTCtaaccatttaatttaaaatttttgaaattgagttTATTTTTTACCATAGGTttcattaaaacaaaaaaaaataataagtctaaatttttaaccaattttaaaaattgttctatttaattttcaaaacttggcttcattttttttaaatattgatagaaTAGAAGATAAACAACAAAGCAGCGGAATTTGAGGTAAAGAGGTGTTTATacgtttagttttcaaaaactacaAATAAAAAGTAGAATGATACAAATTGGGaccttgattttttgtttttgttttttggtttatagttgaaaaatcaaaaaacaatttctaaacatgttattgattttttgtttttaaaaaatagaataccCAAAAAGGTAACCGAACATGtatgatttttgttttagaaattaaaaaccaaaaacatgttttcaaaaatcaaaagaaatcattttttaaattttgtttttgtttttttttttaatttgattaagaatttaacTTTTAGCCAAATTGAacatagctcaattgacatCAAGTATGTACGATAATATTGAAGTTAGATGTTCGATCCTCCACCTTAtatttgttaaaaaagaaaaaaagaaaaaaaagaagaatccAACTATTATACGTAAGATATATGCAAAGCATTTGAAGAAATTAAAGGAAAACATCCTTAAATTtcgaaaaccaaaaacaaaatatttacaaaacgCGACAGGTAAAATTTCCAAATACTATCAAAATTTGCACTCTACGTTTGTATTTTTGAGAATTAGAAACTCAAATTTTTTACTCCAAGATAATTCTTGGCAATGTTTGGACTAAAACCTCGTCCAAACTTTGCTCCATTCAAATATTGGTATAAATTATAttgattaaaatttcaaattaattttggtataAGTTTAAACTATAAATTTTCATATGTGAACCAATTTTGAAATCGACATTTTAAAAGAATCAAAACTGAAAGTATTGGAACCAAAGTAATATAAagctaaatatttttttgtctttataTTTAGGGTGAACAATATGGTGTGTTTGGTCCAAAGAATTAAGAAGTAGGAGTTGCGAACATCATTCACTGTTTGGCCCAAGCAGTTGTGGGTCCTATTACTACTCCTTACACATTGTaggtgaaggatctcttatcgaagcgttccatgagcgcgttcggatcgctccaatttcacagtgactgaaatacatc contains:
- the LOC120091018 gene encoding methyl-CpG-binding domain-containing protein 9 isoform X1; this translates as MMELADSSDEHPQLNDLPNPTDSTTRSASGTGIGIDLNEIPSPSSFSETLSDTFDVVRSFHDNPPPFDGDPAHVPRGVRGSVCGLCGQPEVRGHVVVCDGCERGFHLACTGMRSAHALNFEDWVCGDCFSSGVKSKRWPLGVKSKQLLDINASPPSDGDAYGEDGEELPGSRKHTAVDNSFRTPFCTSAKYRNLLHSGNGYGHQRASDIVKNKVKMGLEDILQQTQVAGRSLDVDLGCPLGSCRSSRGTSVKLSSQNTSEVFLQALREFISERHGVLEEGWCVEIKQSVDSCEFYAIYRAPDGKTFGSVYEVACHLGLMSSMQPKTRRQGSSHFSGKSYIPKRRKPTKSLVANGFADNNESLINDRCKGLLCDGRSPSVITVVNLENSEEAVAEENGGSILSQCYEGFPLQFEDFFVLSLGEIDARPSYHDVTRVYPVGFRSCWHDKVTGSIFINEVLDGGDSGPRFKVRRCTCSAFPIPVGSTVLSKVKSENFSVEQHKEDGLINNGSDENLQTIFSDLSPPNEDDILSCLGVCSDGAFNIHMQNGLHHEASSMGKSGNLSDFQYLRDEIGEISVEDASSSTAWKRMSHDLIKACSELCSRKNTLRFCCNHVGNEQSFLGHCRIRDDCELNSRLAKFCGFPNSAFIRSVVEVENEQCSLPDELEKWLDQDRFGLDMEFVQEILEKIPRVQSCSKYQFVDKRIDTTTLPTVENGVLEVQKFDGEECKEDEPLNFLFRRFKKAKLAAFGNANDKNPPPGKLLCLRIPPELTGDVYQVWDFLSRFHENLGLKEALSLEELEEDLLNLPGGGANILQKSESEFKKDHPLSNALNTEFSNGRVSSKFNANGDPHAFIQMETRVMKEVSEGNLAFSTDSRCMGAALTKAHTSLLRVLITELQSKVAALVDPNFDSGESKPKRGRKKDADSASSIRKMKLNLLPLNELTWPELAHRFILAVLSMDGNLESAEVTARESGRVFRCLQGDGGVLCGSLTGVAGMEADAFLLAEATKQIFGTLNREKHVITIEEETPDTTGGGCEKVLVTDGNMPEWAQVLEPVRKLPTNVGTRIRKCVYDALERNPPEWAKKILEHSISKEVYKGNASGPTKKAVLSLLADICGDGLPQKVEKRRKRITTISISDIVMKQCRIVLRRAAAADDAKVFCNLLGRKLMASSDNDDEGLLGPPAMVARPLDFRTIDLRLAAGSYGGSHEAFLEDVQEFQRKKFLWTKQAAFYLVSWLESNKGMQTINLWNNLRYAYGDQPDLVELVETLSENFERLYENEVLSLIGKLQEFSKLESLSAETKVEVDSFLVSSNEIPKAPWDEGVCKVCGIDKDDDSVLLCDTCDAEYHTYCLNPPLARIPEGNWYCPSCVMGTRMVEDPSEHTKNHIINLHKGKKFRGEVTRDFLNKLANLAAALEEKEYSEFSVDERLFLLKYLCDELLSSALIRQHLEQCVETSAELQQKLRSCFMEWKNLKSREEVVAARAAKLDTTMLSAVREGQGSCDGARLGASDQYSSLTSLENKCHNHTGFQEQMSSAHDVIDNNDAGGNVLSSSGSQNSGKPVKFIEPPLSGSLPQDMDGSDQSNMETEISILPSGKQYCTPCDANGVPVAPFVPPNESQAYHNELDSIKKDILQVQDSIACMELELLKISVRREFLGSDSAGRLYWASVMSNGQPQIISSGSSVQIGSESRDRVVKGHVFKNYTSTSNGNCSSLDANMYSSLLHLPRNFIGNSPCVSYQTEADILELVDWLKDSDPKERELKESILQWHKPKLQISSRSNNQSPEEQLKDSSSSSDVEKLECSGFLVNRASSLLVSKYGPFLEFEMPDDLNRWLDKTRLTENEKMFRCVCLEPVWPSRYHCLSCHKSFLSNVELEEHDNGKCSLHPASYDGVKEVGDSSKSKCNIKFESKQEESSSMTIAETSKGGYFNQSMGLIKYQNDGMMCPYDFDLICSKFLTKDSNKDLIKEIGLISSNGVPSFVSSVSPYVMESTLNVIDLKKDSSTPEDGTLASEWPSLGNIILENACHQYLATDNSIPKPAGNEISALKSKRLASGCPEPKSKKICMDNRFSEFGIGRCCVIPQSSQRPLVGRILQVVRGLKMNLLDMDAALPDEALRPSKLHIERRWSWRAFVKSAGTIFEMVQATIALEDMIRTEYLKNEWWYWSSLSAAAQISTVSSLALRIFSLDAAIIYEKVSPNQDSNDYLEPSSIPEQKLGGVDLIEKPRTSSRKSGKKRKEPEG